A stretch of Aedes aegypti strain LVP_AGWG chromosome 2, AaegL5.0 Primary Assembly, whole genome shotgun sequence DNA encodes these proteins:
- the LOC5569716 gene encoding zinc finger protein OZF — MALNFDTNPADLCRVCIQNVTYVPSENIFESCSDITIYCKLSAICREVFAAEPQELSSFTDSGVLALPLNVCRECKSKIDEAYELHKMCVESNRKLRELLLLVGPKLEEGVTVKQEPEEAIQSGEPSHSGEPQQIFAESLNAPAKKSSPRAGKATSRVMKQEVNDEEADNQGLMQETNGFACEKCGVVTKREFALHKHMKMKHPKDVFKCDKCYEVYFDEAKLKEHRKNHDLEKPYPCPNCSKRFKVRRDVTLHANHCKGHTPYLCTECGKSYSYHSSLVQHLLRHKERAFACGQCPVKFHTKGALKMHVRITHNKEKNHSCDICEKRFVTNDSLKKHMVAHTGERRFTCDICNMRFKRSNNKQRHMRTHTGEKPYKCTHCDRAFSQTNDLLKHSKTHFGDNPYKCDRCDDAFRLISQLRDHYKVHYQAGDNQDSEPAGTFQFTIVSALKRRAAQERQREHHQDDIPSASEANEDEMVNSVLANLPEFPVEMENNT; from the exons ATGGCTTTAAATTTCGATACCAATCCGGCCGATCTGTGCCGCGTCTGCATCCAGAACGTGACCTACGTCCCATCGGAGAACATTTTCGAATCCTGTTCCGATATCACCATCTACTGCAAGCTCAGTGCCATTTGCCGGGAAGTTTTTGCCGCCGAACCGCAGGAACTGTCCTCATTCACCGATAGTGGAGTGCTGGCGCTTCCGCTAAACGTTTGCCGCGAATGCAAGTCCAAGATAGACGAAGCTTACGAGCTGCACAAAATGTGTGTCGAAAGTAATCGGAAACTTCGGGAGCTACTTTTGCTGGTggggccaaagctggaagaagGGGTCACAGTCAAGCAGGAGCCGGAGGAGGCGATTCAGTCGGGTGAACCATCGCATTCGGGGGAGCCACAACAGATATTTGCCGAAAGTCTCAATGCCCCGGCGAAGAAATCGTCTCCCAGGGCAGGGAAAGCTACTTCCAGGGTGATGAAGCAGGAAGTCAATGACGAAGAg GCCGATAATCAAGGATTGATGCAAGAAACCAATGGATTCGCATGTGAGAAATGTGGCGTTGTTACCAAGCGTGAATTCGCACTGCATAAGCACATGAAGATGAAGCACCCTAAGGACGTGTTTAAGTGCGACAAGTGCTATGAAGTTTACTTCGACGAAGCCAAGCTAAAGGAACACAGGAAGAATCACGATTTGGAAAAGCCTTACCCGTGTCCCAATTGCTCGAAGCGATTCAAAGTTCGAAGGGATGTTACGTTACATGCCAACCACTGCAAAGGTCACACGCCTTATCTGTGCACGGAGTGTGGCAAGAGCTATTCCTACCATAGCAGCCTCGTGCAGCACCTGCTGCGGCACAAGGAACGGGCATTCGCCTGTGGACAGTGTCCCGTGAAGTTCCACACGAAGGGAGCTCTCAAGATGCACGTTAGAATAACGCACAATAAGGAAAAGAACCACTCGTGCGACATTTGCGAAAAGAGGTTCGTGACGAACGATTCGTTGAAGAAACATATGGTGGCTCATACAG GTGAACGACGCTTTACATGTGATATATGCAACATGAG GTTCAAGCGGTCGAATAACAAGCAGCGGCACATGCGTACCCACACGGGAGAAAAACCCTACAAATGCACCCACTGCGATCGGGCGTTTTCCCAAACTAACGATCTGCTGAAGCACAGCAAAACCCACTTTGGTGACAATCCGTACAAGTGTGACCGGTGCGATGATGCATTCCGTCTGATATCTCAGCTGAGGGACCACTACAAGGTGCACTATCAAGCGGGTGACAATCAGGATTCGGAACCGGCGGGAACATTCCAGTTCACCATCGTTAGTGCACTCAAACGGCGCGCTGCACAGGAAAGGCAGAGGGAGCACCATCAGGACGACATTCCATCCGCCAGTGAAGCCAACGAGGATGAGATGGTGAACTCGGTTCTGGCGAACCTTCCGGAGTTTCCCGTGGAAATGGAAAACAATACTTGA